From Roseburia hominis, the proteins below share one genomic window:
- a CDS encoding glycogen/starch/alpha-glucan phosphorylase, whose product MESRLEEIIKGKYGVSLDEATNEQVYYALLTLTKEKIKVSPSNTGSRKLYYISAEFLIGKLLSNNLINLGLYDEVAEILEKHGKNMAEIEEVEPEPSLGNGGLGRLAACFLDSIATLGLNGDGIGLNYHMGLFRQLFEDHKQKEIKNPWIEAEGWLNETGVSFEVPFKDFTLRSKLYDIDVTGYEGGTNKLHLFDVETVDDGLVGEEGIQFDKEDIERNLTLFLYPDDSDKAGNLLRIYQQYFMVSNAAQFILHECEEKGYELRKLHEHVAIQINDTHPSMVIPELIRLLVKKHIDFNEAIEIVEKTCAYTNHTILAEALEKWPLGYLEQVAPQIVPIIKDLDARIKGKYKDPKVQIIDEDDRVHMAHMDIHFGYSVNGVAYLHTEILKNEELKAFYDIYPEKFNNKTNGITFRRWLLHCNHELVAWLDGLIGTGYRKDASELEKLLEYADDEMALGELLDVKQKKKEDLAAYLEKTQGLILNPDSIFDIQVKRLHEYKRQQMNALYVIYKYLEIKGGKKPAKPITILFGAKAAPAYIIAKDIIHLILCLQELIKNDPEVAPYLNVVMVENYNVTLAEKLIPACDISEQISLASKEASGTGNMKFMLNGAVTLGTEDGANVEIHQLVGDENIYIFGKSSEEVIEHYRKADYSAVDFYIEDEEIRRLVDFIISPELLRIGDKYLLLELHAELIRKDWFMTLLDVKEYIAKKEEALADYTDRMSWARKMLVNIAKAGFFSSDRTIAEYNRDIWKLC is encoded by the coding sequence ATGGAGAGTAGATTGGAAGAAATTATCAAGGGAAAATATGGGGTCAGCCTCGATGAGGCGACCAATGAGCAGGTATATTATGCATTGCTCACACTCACAAAAGAGAAGATTAAAGTATCACCAAGTAACACGGGCAGCCGGAAGTTGTATTACATTTCTGCAGAATTCCTGATCGGGAAGCTGCTGTCAAACAACCTGATCAATCTGGGACTGTATGACGAGGTGGCAGAGATTCTGGAAAAGCATGGGAAGAATATGGCGGAAATCGAAGAAGTGGAGCCGGAACCGTCTTTGGGCAATGGCGGACTTGGCCGTCTTGCCGCATGTTTCCTGGATTCGATCGCAACGCTCGGACTGAATGGGGACGGCATTGGTCTGAATTATCATATGGGATTGTTTAGACAGTTATTTGAGGACCACAAGCAGAAAGAGATCAAGAATCCGTGGATTGAGGCGGAGGGCTGGCTTAATGAGACCGGCGTATCCTTTGAAGTGCCGTTCAAGGATTTTACCCTGCGCTCCAAACTGTACGATATTGATGTGACAGGCTATGAGGGCGGCACGAATAAACTGCATTTATTTGATGTGGAGACGGTAGATGATGGACTGGTCGGTGAAGAGGGAATCCAGTTCGACAAAGAGGATATCGAGAGGAATCTGACCTTGTTCCTCTATCCCGATGACAGTGACAAGGCCGGAAATCTCCTGCGGATATATCAGCAGTATTTTATGGTGTCGAATGCGGCACAGTTCATTCTGCACGAGTGTGAGGAGAAGGGATATGAACTGAGAAAGCTACATGAGCACGTGGCGATTCAGATTAACGACACACACCCGTCTATGGTGATACCGGAGCTGATCCGTCTTCTGGTGAAGAAACATATTGATTTTAATGAAGCAATCGAAATCGTGGAAAAGACCTGCGCTTACACAAACCACACGATTCTTGCGGAGGCACTGGAGAAATGGCCGCTTGGCTATCTGGAACAGGTAGCGCCGCAGATCGTACCGATCATCAAGGATCTGGACGCACGAATCAAGGGAAAATACAAGGACCCCAAGGTGCAGATCATCGATGAGGACGACAGAGTGCACATGGCACACATGGATATCCATTTCGGATATAGCGTAAATGGCGTGGCCTACCTCCACACAGAGATTCTGAAGAACGAAGAACTGAAGGCCTTCTACGACATTTACCCGGAAAAATTCAACAACAAGACCAATGGAATCACCTTCAGAAGATGGCTTCTGCATTGCAATCATGAGTTGGTGGCGTGGCTTGACGGTCTCATTGGGACCGGATACCGCAAAGATGCGTCCGAACTTGAAAAATTGCTGGAGTATGCGGACGACGAGATGGCGCTGGGGGAACTTCTCGATGTGAAGCAGAAAAAGAAGGAGGACCTGGCAGCATACCTGGAGAAGACGCAGGGACTCATTCTTAATCCGGATTCGATCTTCGACATTCAGGTAAAACGTCTCCATGAGTACAAACGTCAGCAGATGAATGCGCTCTATGTGATCTATAAGTATCTGGAGATCAAGGGCGGCAAAAAGCCGGCGAAACCGATCACCATTCTCTTTGGGGCAAAGGCGGCACCGGCATATATCATCGCGAAGGATATCATTCATTTAATCCTGTGCCTGCAGGAACTAATTAAGAACGATCCGGAGGTGGCGCCGTATCTGAATGTGGTGATGGTGGAGAATTATAATGTCACTCTGGCGGAAAAGTTGATTCCGGCCTGTGATATTTCCGAGCAGATTTCTCTCGCCTCCAAGGAGGCCAGCGGAACGGGCAACATGAAGTTCATGCTGAACGGCGCGGTGACTTTAGGAACCGAGGACGGCGCGAATGTGGAGATCCATCAGCTTGTAGGCGATGAAAATATCTACATCTTCGGTAAATCCAGTGAGGAAGTGATTGAGCACTATCGCAAGGCGGATTACAGTGCAGTCGACTTCTATATAGAAGACGAAGAGATTCGCAGACTGGTCGATTTTATTATCAGTCCGGAGCTTCTGCGAATTGGAGATAAATATCTCCTGCTGGAACTTCACGCTGAACTGATCCGGAAAGACTGGTTCATGACGCTGCTGGATGTGAAGGAATATATCGCGAAGAAGGAAGAGGCGCTTGCCGATTATACGGATCGCATGAGCTGGGCGCGGAAAATGCTGGTAAATATTGCGAAGGCTGGTTTCTTCTCCTCCGACAGAACGATTGCGGAGTACAATAGAGATATCTGGAAACTGTGTTAG
- the tgt gene encoding tRNA guanosine(34) transglycosylase Tgt, with the protein MYEIIKKDGLAKRGRLHTVHGVVETPVFMNVGTAAAIKGAVATTDLKEIGTQVELSNTYHLHVRPGDKVVKALGGIHKFMNWDRPVLTDSGGFQVFSLAGLRKIKEEGVYFQSHVDGRKIFMGPEESMQIQSNLASTIAMAFDECPSSVADRQYMQASVDRTTRWLSRCKAEMTRLNGMEDTINPHQLLFGINQGGIYEDIRIEHAKRITELDLDGYAVGGLAVGESHEEMYRILDEVVPHLPEKKPTYLMGVGTPANILEAVDRGVDFFDCVYPSRNGRHGHVYTRYGKLNLFNAKYELDSRPIEEGCNCPACRHYSRAYIRHLLKAKEMLGMRLCVLHNLYYYNTLMEQIRAAVEAGRYKEFKMETLRRMEEKNG; encoded by the coding sequence ATGTATGAGATTATAAAAAAAGACGGTCTTGCCAAAAGGGGAAGACTGCACACAGTACACGGGGTCGTTGAGACCCCTGTATTTATGAATGTGGGAACTGCGGCGGCAATTAAAGGGGCCGTTGCGACAACGGATTTAAAAGAGATCGGAACGCAGGTGGAGCTGTCCAATACCTATCACCTCCATGTGAGACCGGGGGATAAGGTGGTAAAAGCGCTTGGAGGAATCCATAAGTTCATGAACTGGGACCGTCCGGTCCTGACGGATTCAGGCGGTTTTCAGGTGTTTTCTCTGGCAGGTCTGCGGAAGATCAAAGAGGAAGGAGTCTATTTTCAGTCCCATGTAGACGGCAGAAAGATTTTCATGGGACCGGAGGAGAGCATGCAGATCCAGTCGAACCTTGCCTCCACCATTGCCATGGCATTTGACGAGTGCCCCTCCAGCGTGGCGGACAGGCAGTATATGCAGGCATCGGTAGATAGGACGACCCGCTGGCTTTCCCGGTGCAAAGCGGAGATGACGAGACTGAATGGCATGGAGGATACGATCAATCCACATCAGCTTCTGTTTGGAATCAACCAGGGAGGCATCTACGAGGATATCCGGATCGAACACGCGAAAAGAATCACGGAGCTCGACCTGGACGGATACGCGGTGGGCGGCCTCGCAGTAGGGGAATCGCACGAAGAGATGTACCGGATTCTGGACGAGGTAGTGCCGCATTTGCCGGAGAAGAAACCGACCTACCTGATGGGAGTGGGAACTCCGGCCAATATTCTGGAAGCTGTGGACCGCGGAGTCGACTTTTTTGACTGCGTCTACCCCAGCAGAAATGGAAGGCACGGACACGTATATACCAGATACGGCAAGTTGAATCTGTTCAATGCGAAATACGAGCTGGATTCCCGACCGATCGAGGAGGGCTGTAACTGTCCTGCCTGCAGGCATTATTCGAGGGCCTATATCCGGCATTTGCTGAAGGCAAAGGAGATGCTCGGAATGCGCCTTTGTGTTCTGCACAATCTGTATTACTATAATACGCTGATGGAGCAGATACGTGCGGCCGTTGAAGCAGGGCGCTATAAGGAGTTCAAAATGGAGACTTTAAGGCGCATGGAAGAAAAAAATGGTTAA
- the malQ gene encoding 4-alpha-glucanotransferase, whose amino-acid sequence MRASGILLPVASLPSEYGIGTFSKEAYEFVKILKRAGQKYWQILPLGPTGYGDSPYQSFSTFAGNPYYIDLEAFVEKGWLKKKECKACDFGSDSRYVDYAKIYESRFELLRKAFLRSRIETDQRFREFCRKQAGWLDDYALFMELKDAHGGKSWSEWKGKYRRRDTQALRKFEEKHVEGILFQKFLQFEFYVQWKRLKKFANKKGIQIIGDIPIYVSFDSSDSWANPQLFQFDEEGMPTGVAGCPPDAFSATGQLWGNPLYNWEYHKEMGYKWWIQRIAHCMELYDVIRIDHFRGFDEYYSIPYGDETAEFGHWEAGPGMDLFGTVKEKLGEVNIIAEDLGFLTDSVLQMVKDSGYPGMKVLEFAFDAREPSNYLPHNYDKNSVVYTGTHDNETLAGWYEALGPEDKAFALRYMGHKRLDTKKAVWEIIRMAQASVSDTCIIPIQDYLCLGNEARINQPSTLGDNWKWRLEKGEITDKLVKKVRKMTELYGRGPVKKEKASVKA is encoded by the coding sequence ATGAGAGCAAGTGGAATTCTGCTTCCGGTGGCAAGTCTGCCCTCGGAATATGGAATTGGGACATTTTCAAAAGAGGCCTATGAGTTCGTGAAGATTCTGAAAAGGGCCGGCCAGAAATATTGGCAGATTCTGCCCCTTGGACCTACCGGGTACGGGGATTCGCCATATCAGTCGTTTTCGACCTTTGCCGGGAATCCATATTATATAGATCTGGAAGCGTTTGTGGAGAAGGGCTGGCTTAAGAAGAAGGAGTGTAAGGCGTGTGATTTCGGAAGTGACAGCCGGTATGTGGACTATGCAAAGATTTACGAATCCCGGTTTGAGCTTTTGAGGAAAGCCTTTCTGAGAAGCCGGATTGAGACGGATCAGAGGTTCCGGGAATTCTGCAGAAAGCAGGCCGGCTGGCTTGACGATTATGCTCTGTTCATGGAGCTTAAGGACGCGCACGGCGGGAAGAGCTGGAGCGAGTGGAAGGGGAAATACCGCCGGCGGGATACACAGGCTTTGCGGAAGTTTGAAGAGAAACACGTGGAAGGAATTCTGTTCCAGAAGTTCCTTCAGTTTGAATTTTATGTACAGTGGAAGAGGCTTAAGAAATTTGCGAATAAGAAAGGGATTCAGATCATCGGGGATATCCCGATTTACGTGTCTTTTGACAGTTCGGACAGTTGGGCCAATCCGCAGTTATTCCAGTTCGATGAGGAAGGAATGCCGACTGGCGTGGCCGGCTGCCCTCCGGACGCCTTCAGTGCGACCGGACAGCTTTGGGGCAACCCGCTCTATAACTGGGAATATCACAAGGAGATGGGATACAAGTGGTGGATTCAGAGAATCGCGCATTGTATGGAATTATACGATGTGATCCGCATCGATCATTTCCGTGGATTTGATGAATATTATTCGATTCCATACGGAGATGAGACGGCCGAATTCGGACACTGGGAGGCAGGACCGGGTATGGATCTGTTTGGTACAGTGAAGGAAAAACTCGGGGAGGTCAATATTATCGCGGAGGATCTGGGATTTTTGACAGACTCCGTGCTTCAGATGGTGAAGGATTCCGGATATCCGGGCATGAAGGTGCTGGAGTTTGCGTTTGACGCCAGAGAGCCAAGTAATTATCTGCCGCATAATTATGACAAGAACAGCGTAGTCTATACAGGAACGCATGATAACGAGACGCTCGCAGGCTGGTATGAGGCGCTGGGGCCGGAGGATAAAGCGTTTGCGCTCCGATATATGGGCCACAAAAGGCTGGATACGAAAAAGGCAGTCTGGGAGATTATCCGCATGGCGCAGGCCTCTGTATCGGATACCTGTATCATACCAATTCAGGACTATTTGTGCCTGGGCAATGAGGCGAGAATCAACCAGCCGTCGACCCTGGGAGATAACTGGAAGTGGAGGCTTGAAAAAGGCGAGATTACGGATAAGCTGGTGAAGAAGGTTCGGAAAATGACGGAATTGTATGGAAGAGGGCCGGTGAAGAAAGAGAAGGCATCGGTCAAAGCGTAG
- a CDS encoding L,D-transpeptidase family protein: protein MIDKKMTMDNSDADQEVDERTVSGEVEEISENKEKERTTEEAAADDNAVGASGSDISGDDVDSVAAGSGDRDVERENESEQMVEEKIEEQKEPKAKKHKNNKDKEKDDRILDERAAEAEKEESQKLKEDMEQFLAEEKEEGRRKRRAKVRRRRKADPDEEPVLSADDGEEIEPELSAGEGEDLEPELSADDGEELDEEPLTEEEKAERRRKWKKAAKIVVGSIFGLAAAIYLGFAAFFMSHFYFNTTINGTDFALKSVDDVEAFMKSQVDSYVLTLKKSDGTQEVIDGSDIAVAYKKSDELSKQLKAQNPFLWPKGLWEESEITASVGVEYDGQKLTEKLASLDCMKEENQTPPVSSKPEFDGNQFVPKKEETGSQIDQEIFREKVGEYIEGFQNQMDMTEESCYVKPKYLQDSEEVKKACDTMNQYLKASITYTMGSNNEVVDKAVISQWVNTDDNMAVTFNSDKVTEYVAELAKKYNTRGTQRTFVSGNGNTVKVEGGDYGWIIDKEAESKALLENIQKGDVVSREPAYKQKAASHDGADWGGTYVEVDLTNQNVYLFVNGSLVINAPIVTGKPSAGDATPQGVYLIKYCTRNATLRGPKKPDGSYEWESPVSFWMPFNGGIGLHDAPWQAAFGGSRYLTHGSHGCVNLQYNVAKTIYNNVQAGTPVVCHY from the coding sequence ATGATTGATAAGAAGATGACCATGGATAACTCGGATGCGGATCAGGAAGTGGATGAAAGAACTGTGTCAGGAGAGGTGGAAGAGATAAGTGAAAACAAAGAAAAAGAAAGAACAACCGAAGAAGCTGCAGCTGACGACAATGCAGTTGGTGCTTCTGGGAGCGATATATCTGGTGATGATGTGGATTCTGTCGCAGCCGGATCAGGTGATCGCGACGTGGAAAGAGAGAATGAATCTGAGCAGATGGTTGAAGAAAAAATAGAAGAGCAGAAAGAGCCAAAAGCGAAGAAGCATAAGAACAATAAGGACAAGGAGAAAGATGACAGGATCCTTGACGAGCGGGCGGCGGAAGCTGAGAAGGAAGAAAGTCAGAAGCTCAAAGAGGATATGGAGCAGTTCCTCGCAGAAGAAAAGGAAGAAGGCAGACGGAAGCGTCGTGCGAAGGTGAGACGGAGACGGAAGGCGGATCCGGACGAGGAGCCGGTTCTGTCAGCCGATGATGGTGAGGAGATCGAACCTGAATTATCCGCAGGTGAAGGAGAGGATCTGGAGCCGGAACTTTCGGCCGATGACGGGGAAGAACTGGACGAGGAACCGCTCACAGAGGAAGAAAAGGCCGAGCGCCGCAGAAAGTGGAAAAAGGCAGCTAAAATCGTGGTGGGGTCCATTTTTGGCCTGGCTGCCGCGATTTATCTGGGATTTGCGGCATTTTTCATGAGCCATTTTTATTTCAACACTACGATAAACGGAACAGATTTTGCTTTGAAGTCCGTGGATGATGTGGAAGCCTTTATGAAGAGCCAGGTGGATAGTTATGTACTGACTTTGAAGAAGTCAGACGGAACGCAGGAAGTGATAGACGGTTCCGATATTGCTGTGGCTTACAAGAAGAGTGATGAACTCAGTAAGCAGTTAAAAGCACAGAATCCATTTTTGTGGCCGAAGGGGCTTTGGGAGGAATCCGAGATTACCGCTTCCGTGGGAGTAGAGTATGATGGACAGAAATTAACGGAGAAGCTGGCTTCTCTGGACTGCATGAAGGAAGAGAATCAGACGCCACCGGTATCTTCAAAGCCGGAATTTGACGGGAATCAGTTCGTGCCGAAAAAAGAGGAGACAGGAAGTCAGATCGACCAGGAGATTTTTCGGGAAAAAGTCGGTGAATATATCGAAGGATTTCAAAATCAGATGGATATGACGGAAGAGTCCTGTTATGTGAAACCGAAGTATCTGCAGGATTCTGAGGAGGTTAAGAAGGCATGTGACACCATGAATCAGTATTTGAAGGCCAGCATTACCTACACCATGGGATCAAATAATGAGGTGGTGGATAAGGCTGTGATTTCTCAGTGGGTGAATACCGATGATAACATGGCGGTTACGTTTAACAGTGATAAGGTCACAGAGTATGTGGCGGAACTGGCAAAGAAGTATAACACGAGAGGAACGCAGCGTACTTTCGTCTCCGGCAATGGAAATACGGTGAAGGTGGAAGGCGGAGATTACGGCTGGATCATTGATAAGGAAGCGGAAAGTAAGGCGCTTCTTGAGAACATTCAAAAGGGTGATGTCGTAAGCAGGGAGCCGGCATATAAGCAGAAAGCGGCAAGCCATGACGGTGCGGACTGGGGCGGCACTTACGTGGAAGTGGATCTGACGAACCAGAATGTTTACCTTTTTGTAAATGGAAGCCTGGTGATCAATGCGCCGATCGTTACCGGAAAACCGAGTGCGGGGGATGCGACGCCGCAGGGCGTGTATCTGATCAAATATTGCACGAGGAACGCCACACTTCGCGGGCCGAAGAAACCGGACGGAAGCTATGAGTGGGAGTCCCCGGTTTCCTTCTGGATGCCGTTTAACGGTGGAATCGGACTACATGATGCGCCCTGGCAGGCAGCATTCGGCGGTAGCAGATACCTGACCCATGGCTCGCATGGCTGTGTGAATTTGCAGTACAATGTGGCCAAGACAATCTACAATAATGTGCAGGCAGGAACACCGGTCGTATGCCATTATTAG
- the yajC gene encoding preprotein translocase subunit YajC — MNNPIVLILFYVVIIGGFWWLLMRPQKKEQKRVQLMLSELEVGDTILTTSGFYGVVIDISDDDVIVEFGSNKNCRIPMMKSAISQVEKPGAAN, encoded by the coding sequence ATGAATAACCCCATTGTTTTGATTTTGTTTTATGTGGTAATTATCGGAGGATTCTGGTGGTTGCTCATGAGACCGCAGAAAAAAGAGCAGAAGAGAGTTCAGCTCATGCTTTCAGAGCTGGAGGTAGGAGATACGATTCTTACGACAAGCGGCTTCTACGGAGTTGTGATCGATATCTCAGATGATGATGTGATCGTTGAATTTGGAAGCAACAAGAACTGCCGGATTCCCATGATGAAGAGTGCAATTTCTCAGGTGGAGAAACCGGGAGCAGCAAACTAA
- a CDS encoding SDR family oxidoreductase, producing MGFLTGKTALITGAGRAVLSDGRCGSIGYGIATAYAKEGANLVITGRNVQKLNDAKEELESRYGIKVLTVQADVNAGADNETVVQNVVKQAIETFGRIDVLINNAQASASGVTLADHTTEQFNLALYSGLYAAFYYMKACYPYLKETKGSVVNFASGAGLFGNFGQCAYAAAKEGIRGLTRVAATEWAADGINVNIVCPLAWTAQLEKFEQAYPDAFKANVHTPPAGHFGDAELEIGRVCVQLANPDFKYMTGETLTLEGGLGQRP from the coding sequence ATGGGATTTTTAACAGGAAAGACAGCTCTCATCACCGGTGCAGGACGAGCTGTATTAAGTGATGGAAGATGCGGATCCATCGGATATGGTATCGCTACCGCATATGCAAAGGAAGGTGCGAACCTGGTTATCACCGGACGTAACGTTCAGAAGCTCAACGACGCAAAGGAAGAGCTTGAAAGCCGTTATGGAATCAAGGTTCTCACAGTACAGGCTGATGTCAATGCAGGCGCAGACAACGAGACTGTTGTACAGAATGTAGTAAAACAGGCGATTGAAACATTCGGACGGATCGACGTGCTGATCAACAATGCACAGGCTTCCGCTTCCGGCGTAACTTTGGCAGATCACACGACTGAGCAGTTCAATCTGGCACTCTATTCCGGATTATACGCAGCATTCTATTATATGAAGGCTTGCTATCCGTACCTGAAAGAGACCAAGGGCTCCGTTGTGAACTTTGCTTCCGGTGCAGGACTTTTCGGAAACTTCGGACAGTGCGCTTATGCCGCTGCAAAAGAAGGAATCCGTGGACTTACCCGTGTAGCTGCTACCGAATGGGCTGCTGACGGCATCAACGTTAACATCGTTTGCCCGCTGGCATGGACCGCTCAGCTTGAGAAATTCGAGCAGGCATATCCGGATGCATTTAAGGCTAACGTACACACTCCGCCGGCAGGACACTTCGGCGATGCTGAGTTAGAGATCGGACGTGTATGCGTACAGCTCGCAAATCCTGATTTCAAGTACATGACAGGTGAGACCCTGACCTTAGAGGGTGGCCTTGGCCAGAGACCATAA
- the ilvD gene encoding dihydroxy-acid dehydratase — protein MKSDNVKTGMQQAPHRSLFNALGFTKEELERPLVGIVSSYNEIVPGHMNLDKIVNAVKMGVAMAGGTPIVFPAIAVCDGIAMGHIGMKYSLVTRDLIADSTEAMALAHQFDALVMVPNCDKNVPGLLMAAARINVPTVFVSGGPMLAGHVKGQKRSLSSMFEAVGSYAAGTMTKEDVCEFENKVCPTCGSCSGMYTANSMNCLTEVLGMGLKGNGTIPAVYSERIRLAKHAGMQVMELYRKNIRPRDIMTKEAILNALTVDMALGCSTNSMLHLPAIAHEVGMDFEIDFANGISEKTPNLCHLAPAGPTYMEDLNEAGGVYAVMNELNKKGLLHTECMTVTGKTVGENIAGCVNKNPEVIRPIENPYSETGGLAVLKGNIAPDGSVVKRSAVVPEMLVHEGPARVFECEDDAIQAIKGGRINPGDVVVIRYVGPKGGPGMPEMLNPTSAIAGMGLGSSVALITDGRFSGASRGASIGHVSPEAAVGGPVALIEEGDIIQIDIPNLTLNAKISDEELAARKAKWQPRDPEVTTGYLARYASMVTSGNRGAVLEIPR, from the coding sequence ATGAAAAGTGATAATGTAAAAACAGGAATGCAGCAGGCGCCGCATCGTTCCTTATTTAATGCGCTGGGGTTTACCAAGGAAGAGCTGGAACGCCCGTTAGTCGGTATCGTAAGCTCCTATAATGAGATCGTTCCGGGACATATGAACCTGGATAAAATCGTAAACGCCGTAAAGATGGGCGTTGCTATGGCGGGTGGTACGCCTATTGTTTTCCCGGCGATCGCAGTATGTGACGGAATCGCTATGGGACACATTGGTATGAAATACTCTCTGGTGACCAGGGATCTGATCGCGGATTCTACTGAGGCGATGGCTCTGGCACATCAGTTTGATGCGTTAGTTATGGTTCCCAACTGTGATAAGAATGTACCCGGACTTTTGATGGCAGCGGCGAGAATCAATGTGCCGACCGTATTTGTCAGTGGCGGCCCGATGCTCGCAGGTCATGTAAAAGGACAGAAACGCAGCCTTTCCAGTATGTTCGAGGCGGTGGGCTCCTATGCGGCAGGCACCATGACCAAAGAAGATGTCTGCGAATTTGAGAACAAGGTATGCCCGACCTGTGGTTCCTGCTCCGGTATGTATACCGCGAACAGCATGAACTGTCTGACAGAAGTCCTGGGTATGGGACTTAAGGGTAATGGCACGATCCCGGCTGTTTATTCTGAGAGGATTCGGCTTGCAAAGCATGCGGGTATGCAGGTCATGGAGCTTTACAGAAAGAATATCCGCCCGAGAGATATTATGACAAAAGAGGCGATTTTGAATGCGCTTACCGTCGATATGGCGCTGGGCTGCTCTACAAACAGTATGCTGCATCTCCCGGCCATCGCTCACGAAGTGGGAATGGATTTTGAGATCGATTTCGCAAATGGAATCAGCGAGAAGACGCCGAACCTGTGCCATCTTGCACCGGCAGGCCCGACTTATATGGAAGATTTAAATGAGGCCGGCGGCGTTTACGCAGTTATGAATGAATTGAATAAAAAGGGACTTTTGCACACTGAGTGCATGACCGTGACCGGCAAGACAGTGGGCGAGAATATCGCAGGCTGTGTCAATAAGAATCCGGAAGTGATTCGTCCGATTGAGAACCCATATAGCGAGACCGGCGGCCTTGCAGTTCTGAAGGGAAATATCGCACCGGACGGCAGCGTGGTAAAACGTTCCGCGGTGGTACCGGAGATGCTGGTACATGAAGGGCCGGCAAGAGTGTTTGAGTGTGAGGACGATGCGATCCAGGCAATCAAGGGCGGCAGGATCAACCCGGGCGACGTAGTCGTAATCCGCTATGTCGGACCTAAGGGCGGTCCGGGCATGCCGGAGATGTTGAACCCGACTTCGGCGATCGCAGGTATGGGACTTGGCTCTTCCGTAGCGCTGATCACGGACGGCAGGTTCAGCGGCGCATCAAGAGGCGCTTCCATCGGGCATGTTTCACCGGAAGCAGCAGTAGGCGGTCCGGTAGCTCTGATCGAGGAAGGCGATATCATTCAGATCGATATCCCGAATCTGACATTGAATGCAAAGATCTCAGACGAAGAGCTGGCGGCAAGAAAGGCAAAATGGCAGCCGAGAGATCCGGAAGTGACCACCGGATATCTTGCAAGATATGCATCGATGGTGACCAGCGGAAACAGAGGAGCAGTGCTGGAGATTCCGCGTTAA
- the leuB gene encoding 3-isopropylmalate dehydrogenase, with protein MNLKIGVIKGDGIGPEIVTEAMKVLDKVGEVYGFTCSYEQLLLGGASIDVHGIPLTDETVEKAKACDAVLMGSIGGDAKTSPWYKLEPQKRPEAGLLKIRKELGLFANLRPAILYEELAGACPLKEEITAGGFDLMIMRELTGGLYFGERKTVEENGVLTAYDSLTYNENEIRRIALRAFDIAMKRRKKVTSVDKANVLDSSRLWRKVVEEVAGEYPEVTLEHMLVDNCAMQLVRDPKQFDVILTENMFGDILSDEASMVTGSIGMLASASLNETKFGLYEPSGGSAPDIAGQGIANPIATILSAAMMLRFSLDQDQAADAIERAVSQVLKDGYRTGDIMSEGCVKVGTAQMGNLICERIS; from the coding sequence ATGAACCTGAAAATTGGAGTTATTAAAGGGGACGGAATCGGACCTGAGATTGTGACGGAGGCCATGAAGGTCCTGGATAAAGTCGGAGAAGTTTATGGATTTACCTGTTCCTATGAGCAGTTATTACTGGGAGGCGCTTCCATCGACGTGCATGGGATTCCCCTCACCGATGAGACGGTGGAAAAAGCGAAGGCCTGTGATGCAGTGCTGATGGGCTCGATCGGCGGGGATGCAAAGACTTCCCCGTGGTATAAGCTGGAGCCGCAGAAGCGACCGGAGGCCGGACTTCTTAAGATCAGGAAAGAGTTAGGTCTGTTTGCAAATCTGCGTCCTGCGATTCTGTATGAAGAGCTTGCAGGTGCGTGTCCGCTCAAGGAGGAGATCACAGCGGGCGGGTTTGATCTGATGATCATGCGTGAACTGACCGGAGGACTATATTTTGGAGAGAGAAAAACAGTGGAAGAAAATGGCGTATTGACCGCTTATGATTCCCTTACATATAATGAGAACGAGATCCGCAGAATCGCGCTGCGTGCATTTGACATTGCGATGAAGAGAAGGAAAAAGGTTACGAGCGTTGATAAAGCGAATGTACTGGATTCTTCCAGACTTTGGAGAAAGGTTGTGGAGGAAGTGGCAGGGGAGTACCCGGAGGTGACGCTGGAACATATGCTGGTCGACAACTGTGCGATGCAGCTTGTGAGAGATCCGAAGCAGTTTGATGTGATCCTGACAGAGAATATGTTTGGAGATATTCTGTCGGATGAGGCAAGTATGGTGACAGGATCCATCGGAATGCTCGCAAGTGCCAGCTTAAATGAGACAAAGTTCGGACTTTATGAGCCAAGCGGCGGTTCCGCACCGGATATTGCGGGGCAGGGAATCGCGAACCCGATTGCGACGATCCTTTCCGCGGCGATGATGCTCAGGTTCAGTCTGGACCAGGATCAGGCGGCAGATGCGATCGAGCGTGCCGTATCGCAGGTGTTAAAAGACGGATACAGAACCGGAGACATTATGTCTGAAGGATGTGTGAAGGTGGGAACTGCGCAGATGGGCAATCTGATCTGCGAGCGTATTTCCTGA